TCCAGATGCATTTTTAATCGTAATAGAACGGGCATTGAAACTGCGGCGTGTGAGGTTGGAGAACAGTGCTCTCAAGCAAATGCTGGATACGCGATTCCGGTTTGAAAACATCATCGGGAACAGTGAAGCGATCACGCAGGTATTTGATCTGATGCGGAAAATCAGTGACATAGATGCCAATGTCCTGATCACAGGGGAGAGCGGAACGGGCAAGGAACTGGTAGCCCGGTGTATTCATGCCAATAGCAAGCGCAGCCATAAGCCATTTGTGCCGCTCAACTGCGGGGGCCTGCCAGAGCCTCTTATTGAAAGTGAGATATTTGGTCATACAAGGGGGGCATTCACAGATGCGAAACAGAACCGCGTCGGGTTAATCGAACACGCGAGGGGCGGGACATTTTTTCTCGATGAAATCGGGGAATTGCCCATGCCCCTTCAGGTGAAATTCTTGCGCGTTCTGGAAGACCACAAAATTCGCAGGCTGGGAAGCAATGAGGAGAAAGAAATCGACATCCGTCTCATCTCGGCAACCAATCAGAATATCGAGGTATTGATTGGAGACGGCAGGTTTCGAGAAGATTTATTTTTTCGAATTAACACATTTGAGATTCACCTGCCACCTCTAAGGGATCGGCATGGAGATATTCAACTTCTTGCTCATCACTTTTTGAACCACTTTGCCGAGACCTCCGAAAAAGTGGCTCAAGGTATTTCAACTGAGGCGATGGATGTATTGTGCGAATATACCTGGCCGGGCAATGTCCGAGAATTGATGCATGTGATAGAGCGAGCCGTTGCCCTGTCAGAAGAAGGTCGTGAAATTACGCCTGATTTGTTCCCAGAGCCTATTGGAGATAGCCTGAGGATAGAGACACAGACTAAAGGCCATTTAAAAGCGAGGGTCGCGGAGTTTGAAAAACATATAATCCAGGATGTGCTCAAGAAACACGCAGACAATATCACGCATGCGGCTAAAGAATTGGGGTTGACCCGCGATGGTCTAATAAAAAAGATGGCGCGTCTAAAGATGCGTTAGCAAATTGGACGTGACCTTGTGAGGTGTATAATTTTTTCGTGGCTTCTTTTTTAATCGTATAAAAAATTATACACTTCACAAAAAGTTACGACTTATAGTACTTAGACCATAAAAATTTTATCTTTTTGTTTTTCAAGCACTTGAGCATTTTCAAGTGCTTTTTTTTATTTTAACAAATTTATGGCACGCATCTTGCTTTATAGAATGTGCGAGAGAATAACAACAATCAGATTTTACTGAGGTGACTTATGAATGTTCAGACACTGATAACAAAACGCGATTATTTGGCTCATCTCGCCTTACTCTATGCTATCTGGGGCGATAAAGTTCGATCCGAAGCCTTGCGCACGATGATGAGTAGAATAAACCAACAAAATAGAGAGATAGAGCAGCGATCAGTACAATCACAGGCTTGAAAAACAAGCCCTAAACTCTCCATCAAAGCAATGCTGTTGCCGAATTCCGAATCTGTGTTGATGCAACTAAACGGGCTTACAGAGCCTGCATTCAGGCTACAAATAGCCGTTTTTCTAATCGCAGACTCCCTCCCCACCAATTCGGCAACAGCATCTAACTTCAATGCAGAAACCAGCATCAAAAACCGAGCGATCTCCGCCTGTGTCGGCCTCGGTTTTCCTTATGGGCGAAGAACGGGAGGTTAAAATGCAATCTGCCATGTCAACATGTATTCGCAGGATCCTCGTGGTAGCAATAGCTACTGGCGTGATGGGAAGCCCTATATGGGGACAGGAGATTGAGACGGCTGTGACCTCATTTGTGATAGGCGGCATAACACTCCAGGAAGATGTGAAGAATCCACCTGTGCCGAGTGGCATGCAGAGATTTGAAATCACAATGAATAAACCAGTCGTAACTTTTAACGAATTGAGGGAACCTGAAACTTTGCCCTATTTCGATGGCGACAGCATTACTCAGGTAACTATCACTAAGTACTTTGATATTGACCGAGATGTTATTTCCTATCCTATTGATCTGCTTTTAGATATCACAATCGCGCAGGATCTGGCCATTAGTCCAGATAGCTTGACATTAACAGGCACCATCAGCCTGCCAGAAGGTGCCACCTATCAAGTCCTTTTTGGTGCATCGGACATAGATCCTATTGATGAACAGCAGCAGTATTTTTTGGGGACCGCAGAAATGTCAGGTGCTAGCATTTCCGGTGTGGGAATTGTGGAGACCTTGCCTGATGGTTTTACAGTAAGCGATGATCGTTTTGCTGGGGCTGCGCTTATTGCCCCTGAACGATTTAGACTTATTTTTCCATTACTGGAAGAATTCGATGATTTTATTTTATGGTCTTTTGTCCGCATTACCGATTCCAATGAACAAATGACATTTGATTTGAAACATGTGCCGGATGGATCTTACGCGATATTGATGGCACATCGTCTGGTGAACGAACAAACCGGCCAGGAGATTCAGATATTTGGGTATAAAGGGGTCAATCTCTTGACGGGCGAGGTCGATCCTACAGAATTGGTTCAGGTCGTCGATGGGAAAAGCGTGACAGATTTACAAATAGTGTTGCAAATACCACCAGAAGAACCAGAGCCAGTAATTTCTGAAATTATGGAGATCAATGTTCAAAGTGTAAGTGTTGAAACAAATTCGTTTATCATTCAACTCGGCAACCAACAAATACAGATAGATGCTTCAAACGCCCTGATGGTTTCCCTCGGTCAAACAAGTGCTGAGGATATTCTCGAGATCTTTTTTTCTGGCAATACTGATGATCTCCTCCGACTCTTTTTCCCTATTACAGACCTGATGGCAGGAGATACCGTTTCTATTCTGGGAGTATCTCTTTCTGAAACGATGTTCCAGGCCCTTATGGTGATGCGCCACGGACCGCCTCTGGCACGGAATGGAGATATAGATCGTGATGGTGATGTCGATTTCTCTGATTTCCTGCTCTTTACTTCTGCCTTTGGCACGATGGAAGGGGAACCAGAATACAATCCCGCGGCAGACTTGGACGGGGATGGTGCGGTCGTATTCTCAGACTTTCTGATATTTGCCAGTACCTTTGGCAAACCCGTGGGTTAGGCGTATGGTATGACACACAATAAACAGCCCAGAGGCTGACCCCCTGGGCTGTTTTCTATTTCTCAAAAATGAAAAGAGCGAGTCCTTTTTGGCTCGCTCTCTTTTTATTAAAATACTTCCTTGTGCTGCGCCTGGATATCCTTTTGCAACTACTGCGTCTTTATTGGCAATGTAAGTTGCATCCTGAACGTGGTGCTTTTGTCTTCGACGCTGAGATCAGTGCGGATTTTGGGATTGTCTTTATTTTGGATTGATATATTGCAAGGGGCTGTAAATATCACCTGTCGGTGGGCTTGTTGGTTGATCTCAACGAGACCGGGAAAAATATTAATCACTGCGCGTTGATTAATCTCGCGAACAATGTCAAAGGAACCGTACTCGCTTATGACCCCCTCAGCCAGGCCACCCACTCGCCTACAGGTCTCGACTGCGGCTTTCACAGAGGAATACTGCTGATTAACAGTAAATGTGACAAACTTTTGATCATTTTCAAACCTTGCAAGAGCGTCCAAACCCCACAACTTCCCTTTATAGCTCCCCTTATCTGGCCCCACTTCTACTTTTTGCCATGATTCTTCTGCTCGGATGGATGACGTATGCGACATCATCCAAAAGAAACATAGTGTTACTAAAATCACACGGGATCTCATAGCATCCTCCACCTAATACTCCCGACACCGATTCGTAATCGGCAATCGCCTATCGCGTCCGAATGCGCGGGGCGTAATCTTGATACCCGGAGGCGCCTGACGGCGTTTGTACTCGTTGATATCCACCGTGCGTATAACCCGCGTAACGAGTTCCTCGTCATAGCCCAGCGCAATAATATCTTGCAAACTCGTATCGTCCTCAACATACGCTTTGAGAATCGGATCCAGCACCGGATAAGGCGGCAAACTATCCGTATCTTTCTGATCATCGCGCAACTCAGCCGTGGGTGGTCGCTCGATAATCGAAAGAGGAATAACGGGATGATCCGACAGACCATTGCGATAATGCGCCAGATCGTAAACAAGCGTCTTATAAATATCCTTAATAACCGCAAAACCACCCGCCATATCGCCGTAAAGCGTCGCATACCCCATACTCAACTCGCTCTTATTCCCCGGCGCCAGCACCAGCGCCCGGAACTTATTGGCAAGCGCCATCAGCAAAGTACCGCGAATGCGCGGCTGGATATTCTCCTCCGCAGTATCAGAAGGCAAATCGCCAAACTCATCGGCAAGCAAACCGAGATACTGGTCAAACAACTTTTGAACCGGCAGCGTCAGAATGCGGATATCGAGATTGCCCGCCATCTGCAAGGCATCGTTAAACGTACCCTCTGAAGAGAACTGAGTGGGCATCGTCACACACACCACATTCTCTTGCCCCAGCGCATCGTGTGCAACAGCCGTGACAAGCGCCGAGTCAATCCCTCCGGACAACCCGATAAAAACCTTCTCAAACCCATTCTTCACAACATAATCGCGCGTACCCAGAACAAGCGCATCGTAAATATTCTTGAGACGCTCATCTGGACGCGGAAAATCTGGTCTCTCAGACGGAGAAAGACACACAGCTTTGGGGTTCAAATCCGGCAGATCAATAGCGACAGGAGCAGAAACATCGCGCTTCTCCTTGCGCCGCCGCGAATCGTGCAGACGGTTGCGAAAAACAGCTTCAACATCAACATCCGCCACCAGCAGATCTTCCTCAAACCGGGGTGCCCGCGCAACAACGCGCCCTTCCTGATCGACAATCAGGCTACCCCCATCAAAAATCAACTCATCCTGCCCGCCAACCAGATTGCAAAAAGCCAGAACAGCACTATTATCCGTCGCGCGCGTAGCAATCATCTGCTCGCGCAACAACTCTTTGCCATCGTGAAAAGGAGAGGAAGAAATATTGATCAGCACCTCGGCATCGCCGGCAAGTGCTTGTTGCCTTGCGGGACCGCCGGGATACCAGATATCTTCGCAGATCGTAACCCCAAAAGTGATACCATTGAGGCGGTACACCCCTGCGGTCTTCCCAGATTGGAAATAGCGGTCTTCGTCAAAGACGCCGTAATTGGGCAAATAGGCCTTGTGATAAACATCGATCAAGCGCCCATCGCAAGCAATCGCCGCGGCATTGTAGATATCGTCGTGACGATCCACAAAACCGAAAATCGCAGCAATACCCTGCGTCGTCCGAACGAGTTCATTCAACACATCGAGATTGGATTGGATAAACCGGGGCTTAAAAAGCAAATCCTCGGGCGGATAGCCCGGAATCGCGAGTTCGGGAAAAACGACAACATGCGCCCCCAAATCACGCGCTCTGTGAACATAGTCGAGAATTTTTTCACGGTTGCCCGCAAGATCACCTACGGTGACATTAATTTGCGCCAAGGCAAGGCGAATCACGTGTCCGGCCCTCTAATAATCGGAGTAGAAGAAGTGACGGTAATCGACAATCTCGGCATTCTCTCGCAAATCGGTAAACCAGGCCGCGAAAACCTCCTGGCGTTTTTGTGAAAGCACCTGCTGCAACAACGTCACTTTTGCCGACGCTAAACCCGTCTCATCAACAGATTGTCTTTCCTCCACGCGCAAAATATAAGCTCCGCGGTCCGTCTTGACGACCTCACTCGTCTGACCCGTTGACAAACGAAATGCCGCGCCCACAAAAGCGTTGCGACTGCCCACGCTGGGAACAAAGCCCGTGCGCGCAAAAGGCTCTGGCGCCTGAACCGTGAGATTGAAAAACTCGGCGGCCTCTTCGAGAGATTTACCCGTCTTAATCTGCCCCATCACCTCGGCCAGCCGACCGGCGGCAACCTCGACCTTCTTTTTATTTTTCAAACTCGCCTCAATCTGCGGTTTAACCTCATCCAGAGGCCGAGGACCCGCCTCGCGGATCTCTCGCAAAGCGAAAACGTGGATACCCTGATCATTTTCATAAACACTGGAAACATCTCCCAGAGAACCGTTCAGGAATTTGTTGACCAGCCCCGACGTGCTATTGCCCAGCAGAGGGAAAAAGCTGCCAGCGGTAATAAACTCCGAGTCCTGACTTTGCAAATCCCTCTGGTTGATAGCTGCGTCAAACCCGACATCCTCGGCTATCTCTGCAAACTCCTCGGCAAGCACGCGCAAACTATCCAGCGTATCGCGCCCGGGACGCACCTCAACCAGAATATGCCGCGCGTGAACCTCGAGACTATCAGCCGCGCCGCGCGTCTCCTCCACCTTAATAACATGCCAGCCAAACTGCGTTTTAACCGGCTCGGATATCTCCCCCGCATCGAGCGCAAAAGCCGCATCTTCAAAAGGCTTGACCATGCGACCCCGCCCAAAAAAGCCGAGATCGCCACCGCGCGGGCCACTTGGCCCATCGGAATACGCCCTGGCAAGCTCGGCAAAATCCTCACCACTCTTAGCCTCGGCAAAAACCCGATCAATCTCGGCTTTGGCTTCTGCCTCATCGCGTGCGGTCGCTATTTTGGGGAGCGAAACAAAGGCCGCGCGTATGGCGGCATCTTGTTCGTATTCGTCCCGACGGCCCTCGTAATAAGCTTGAATCTCAGCATCCGCGACCAGCGCGAGCGAATCGGGAATGGCATTGACATCAAACCCCACATAAGACACGCGCACTTTTTCGTTGCGCTCGATATACGCCTGCTCGACCTCCGCATCGGTAACTTTGACCGAACCAACAATAAGGGTCTCGAGCTTTTGCGAAAGCAACTGACTTCGCGCATTCTCTTCGGCAAACAGAACAAACTGCTTCATTCGGGGATCACTGTACGTACTGGGATCGTCGAGAAACTGATTGTATTTCGCCAGATCAAATGTGCCATCGGTCTGAAAAAAATCCTGTTGTTGTATCCACTCGGCGGGTTGTGTGCGGTTGATGTGATTGACTTCAGAATCGGAAACTGTAATACCGTATTTGTCAATTTGTTGCCCGAACAGGGTTTGCGTAACCACGCGTTCCCAGGTCTGCGAGATAATCTGGCTGACATCGGGATCTTCATTGCCTTGCGCCCTGGCCTGTTGAAGGCCATTTTGGACTTCGGCCTCAAACTGCTTAACAGAAATATCCTGACCATTCACAGAACCGATATTATCACCAATAGCGGCGAAACCCCGACTGCTAAAATCAGCTCCCCATTCAAACACCATAAGGCCGACAAAAGCAACCGCAACAATAATCATCATCGCCTTGATAAAAGTAGCACTACGCATTTGAGCGAGCATTGGAACTTCTCCTCCAGATAGGATCAGGATAAACAGGATAAACTTCTGCCGAAGTTGTACACATTAGACAGGATTATGCAGGATGCCACCCACACCAGTTTTGTAATCTACTTGTTGGACTTGGTGCTGGCAAGGTTTTTTTCTATAAATGCAAGCAATTCAGCTTCTTGACGAGGGTGGGTAAAAGCCCTATACTCAATGCGACAAAAATTAAAGAACGACTTACAACCGCTCTGAATTCCTACATGCTCCGTCTATCTGCCATAATTTATATCCTCCTATCCCTCCTCATCACTGCACACGCAGAAAATTATCACTGGCCCATGGATGCCCCTCCGGCATTGACCTCGACCTTTGGTGAATATCGGGGCGGGCGATTGCACGCGGCCATCGACTTGAAAACCTATGGCAAAGAGGGATATCCCGTCACAGCGATTGCCGACGGATACGTCTGGCGGGTCCGCACATCGCCCTGGGGATACGGGCGCGTGGTATATGTTCAACTCGACAATGGTCTGTTCGCGCTTTGGGCGCATTTATCGGGATTTTCCAAACCCATCGAAAAATACGTCCAGCAAGAGCAAGACCGCCGCGGAACATACAGCGTAAACCTGT
This portion of the Gemmatimonadota bacterium genome encodes:
- a CDS encoding sigma-54 dependent transcriptional regulator, producing the protein MQKEKILVIDDEPDMLRGCQKFLETAGYTVVIADSGEAGIALFETENPDLVIVDLKMPGMDGMAVLESIMARDQEAVVIVFTGYGTIESAVKAIRTGAFDFVRKPFDPDAFLIVIERALKLRRVRLENSALKQMLDTRFRFENIIGNSEAITQVFDLMRKISDIDANVLITGESGTGKELVARCIHANSKRSHKPFVPLNCGGLPEPLIESEIFGHTRGAFTDAKQNRVGLIEHARGGTFFLDEIGELPMPLQVKFLRVLEDHKIRRLGSNEEKEIDIRLISATNQNIEVLIGDGRFREDLFFRINTFEIHLPPLRDRHGDIQLLAHHFLNHFAETSEKVAQGISTEAMDVLCEYTWPGNVRELMHVIERAVALSEEGREITPDLFPEPIGDSLRIETQTKGHLKARVAEFEKHIIQDVLKKHADNITHAAKELGLTRDGLIKKMARLKMR
- a CDS encoding NAD+ synthase; this encodes MIRLALAQINVTVGDLAGNREKILDYVHRARDLGAHVVVFPELAIPGYPPEDLLFKPRFIQSNLDVLNELVRTTQGIAAIFGFVDRHDDIYNAAAIACDGRLIDVYHKAYLPNYGVFDEDRYFQSGKTAGVYRLNGITFGVTICEDIWYPGGPARQQALAGDAEVLINISSSPFHDGKELLREQMIATRATDNSAVLAFCNLVGGQDELIFDGGSLIVDQEGRVVARAPRFEEDLLVADVDVEAVFRNRLHDSRRRKEKRDVSAPVAIDLPDLNPKAVCLSPSERPDFPRPDERLKNIYDALVLGTRDYVVKNGFEKVFIGLSGGIDSALVTAVAHDALGQENVVCVTMPTQFSSEGTFNDALQMAGNLDIRILTLPVQKLFDQYLGLLADEFGDLPSDTAEENIQPRIRGTLLMALANKFRALVLAPGNKSELSMGYATLYGDMAGGFAVIKDIYKTLVYDLAHYRNGLSDHPVIPLSIIERPPTAELRDDQKDTDSLPPYPVLDPILKAYVEDDTSLQDIIALGYDEELVTRVIRTVDINEYKRRQAPPGIKITPRAFGRDRRLPITNRCREY
- a CDS encoding peptidylprolyl isomerase — translated: MLAQMRSATFIKAMMIIVAVAFVGLMVFEWGADFSSRGFAAIGDNIGSVNGQDISVKQFEAEVQNGLQQARAQGNEDPDVSQIISQTWERVVTQTLFGQQIDKYGITVSDSEVNHINRTQPAEWIQQQDFFQTDGTFDLAKYNQFLDDPSTYSDPRMKQFVLFAEENARSQLLSQKLETLIVGSVKVTDAEVEQAYIERNEKVRVSYVGFDVNAIPDSLALVADAEIQAYYEGRRDEYEQDAAIRAAFVSLPKIATARDEAEAKAEIDRVFAEAKSGEDFAELARAYSDGPSGPRGGDLGFFGRGRMVKPFEDAAFALDAGEISEPVKTQFGWHVIKVEETRGAADSLEVHARHILVEVRPGRDTLDSLRVLAEEFAEIAEDVGFDAAINQRDLQSQDSEFITAGSFFPLLGNSTSGLVNKFLNGSLGDVSSVYENDQGIHVFALREIREAGPRPLDEVKPQIEASLKNKKKVEVAAGRLAEVMGQIKTGKSLEEAAEFFNLTVQAPEPFARTGFVPSVGSRNAFVGAAFRLSTGQTSEVVKTDRGAYILRVEERQSVDETGLASAKVTLLQQVLSQKRQEVFAAWFTDLRENAEIVDYRHFFYSDY